Within Bactrocera oleae isolate idBacOlea1 chromosome 6, idBacOlea1, whole genome shotgun sequence, the genomic segment aacgagtacttcatatttttatctttatgaATTGCTTGAACATCCACCATATtctccagatttggctcccaacGACTACTACCTTTTCAAAAAAGTGAAACAATTCCTTTggggaaagcgtttttcgtcgaatgaagaagttattacagccgtagacgggtatttttcagagctttcggaaagtcattatagaggtggcataaaattattggaggatcattggaataattgtattgaagttaagggatgAGATGGTCTCATAATTTAATACTTACTGATAGCTTCAGATCCGTTAATGTAATCACATATAATGATAGTGTACACTTTAATTTAAATcctatttgaattttattaactaattgCACTAGAAAGACTAATAAAGAGAACTAAGTACACTTAgcacaaaactattttaacattttgtacTTATAAAcggcaaaataatatatataaaaatggaaTTTTGAAAGTAACAGTAATTTATGGCTATTCACCACAAAAAACGTTATGCAACTAACGTTAATGCAATGTAGATgacttaataaatacaaaattcagTGCCTATGTCTTGGGCGTAGTATATTTGGTTAgttaatattattgtttcttaatcaaatttcaattaaacttaaatattttttatcacaaaagtTCGCTTGTAAAGTgtaatacgtttttttttacctCTTATGTGTTTATGAAATTACAATGGTCTGCAACTAAGGGATCTCActacataataaataatattcaataatcgtaataaagctttcaaaaattaattatttaattgtttaaattctaaaattctTCAATTACATTTTAAACCATTAGACCTCTCAGTTGCATGGCTTTGGactcacacgcatacacacaatatatacataagcataTGTATCTAAGTACCTGGACAATAtggtttgaaaaagttttaatttgcatttaattgttttgtaattaaatcaatTAGAGTATACAAGTACACTTCATTATGTAATTGTTGCAAACCACAAAAATTGAAAGATTGGATATGAACATCGACTGTGAATCAATTAAAGAAATCGGCAAgcttatttctttaaatttgtttcgATAAAAGTTTTGCAACATTACAATTCCTATTCGTTATTGCCAAAACTAGAGTAAATGTTCAAGCAAGAAGCAAAACCACTTTTCAAATAACTTAGGGCGTCAATATCGGCGATCACTTTTTATATGtagcttttattattttcattattagtaaaatataatttatttaatttataaaaaactaattattttaataatcttAGTTGCAATGTCAAACTCTAAACGACTTCTAAAATATATCATACAATAATGTTAACAGGCCTccatttaataaacaaaaatcataaTACTTTTCAGAATAACATACTTGTGATCACATGACCAGAGGACAAGCAACAATTGAAAAACTAAACATACAGAAACTCAATTTATGCTCAAATGTGACATTAGCTTTATTCCATAATTAATGCAATAAGGTTACCTGAGCAATAATGTTATCTgttatgttttcaaaaaatagtaataataataacaataataacacatAAGTATGGGATAAAAGCAGGTttaaccgagcattttataatctcgcaatTACAAAAGATCTTTCCTATTATTCGAAAAACCCGAATGGATCacgatcaaatttggtatcttattaggTATATTAAGTACCTATATGTACCTATTacaggtcatagactcacttagtttcattacaacattttgaatgtcggaaatatttataataagatCAACGTAAGTAACTCAAATGtgaagtttaaaatttgtataatatatatggctGCTATGGACAGTTTTGGTATTACAACATATCCTTACTAAAAAAAGAGgctcattaagatatctcacaaattgacgattatataaggtataaagtcaaGCGGATGTTTTAAACGTGGGAAAGTATTTTCTTGATTACATCCACCGATAGTTgcggtaggcgtggttgtcatttTATTTCGCTTAGTTTCACAGTGTATGATAGGAACGTTTGGGTAACCTCATTTGTCAAGtacttcctgagatataggatttcagtTAAAGGTGGGCGGAGCtactcctataaagcccttcccTACCATCATGGTtggtaaatttaatgtttttgggcttgcttattatctgattttaccaattttcggGGTGTATAAGTACTAAAACGACTTCTTCTCATAAGATTTGGTTGTCCCTCGCTTATGTGATCCGATGCACCaagttacagttttatatctttattaagCCCTTAGttgtggcactttataggttttcattAACGGCACTTTGTGGCCGTGGCAATAGACCGATTCCGTaaatctgcaatatcaaccttTCTTGGGTGCCAAGGGGCACGTGAAGAAGTTTCATCacaatgtattaatttttactcaagttatggCCCGGCCCggatttcaaatataaatataatgtataaatatataccatatgtaaatGAGTTAGATAGATTAGTTCTAAGTGATACAAAATACTGTTAgggaaacaaaactattatactctgtgcaaaatttttgcaagagtaaaaaaggcaggaaaaaaaaaatatttggtttaatGTCAAAATGCGGTGCGTACACTCGAGGAAACATCTTCAAAGATTTCCGGTACGAGAATGCAAAATAAGTACATTATTACTCTCATTTGGCCACCAAAATAAGCATTTACTATTGAAAAGACCAGCGGCTTCAAAGTCAAGTCATCTAAATCGCTATTATTAACACAATTGTCCACCCATTAAAGTAGCAATGAATGAAGCTTATAAAATTATCATCACAAATGGAGCAACGATAATGCTTACCTCCAACGGACGTTAACGGCGAACGGTCGACTGCGAATATGTCATATTAGATGCCGGCGATCACGATTCTTACAAATTTTGTTGATCGTTTAGCTCAGAGCGCGTTGAGCACATGCGCACAGTTCTATCGAacctttcaattttaattttgtttttgtttttatgtttttgcaaCCTCTCGAACTAAGCACGAGTACGTGCATCAGCTGACTCGTCTGAGAGTCAATGTATGTTGTTGGCGTGTCAGCGTACTGTTTTCGAGCATGCTTTGCGCTCACTTGAGTTGCCTCTCGCATTTTGCTTTATTGACTTTTGCTTTTCATATGACACTTTTTCTTTTGTGTTGCAGTATATCAACCAGAGCGCTTTaagaatttttatgattttcgcGTATAAATATCTGCGACCGTTGCTGCTTGAAGGCATAACAACATTTGCTGTTAACAATATCTAGTGGTAATTGTACCTTAAAGTCTTGTATTCTAAAACTTTAGAAAAACTTCAACTCAAAACAAAATGTTCAAATTGGTAAGCATTACAAGGATATTCAAGAATTTGCgacttttgatatttttgtgcGTTGGCAAAATATATAAGTGATGTgttgtgttaaatatatttagtggaaaaatactttgaaatattaaatcGTTAGTCCAATTGCTTTGAAAACACATTTAATAACTTTCGTGTAGGATATAAAAGCTGAAATCACATTAGTAAATTCGGGGCACATTtctcaaaaaaagtttaaaaatgtttgtaattgtacagattttttagaatatttataccctaaacagggtatattaagtttgcaacgaagtttgtagtACTCAAAAAGAAAGTGAGAAcctataaagtacatatgtatataccataagtaATCAGCGgtacgagttgagtcgatttagccatgtccgtctgtatgtaattgaactagttcctcaatttttatgatatcgatcttaaactttgcacacgtccttttccccccaagaagctgctcatttgtcgtcaccgccgatatcgggcaactatagcatatagctgtcatataaactgaacgatcggaatcaagtgcttgtaaggaatcttttgtaatCGGTGAAACCCAAGCacatgttttttcttgtttatgttGAGCTTTTTTGGATGCTTAGTCGTAATTTTATATCAAGGAAAATAAAGTAATTACAGATACAAGACAGCCATCATATTACTCTGAATTAAAAAATCGAAGCTTTAGTTCTGTAACAAGCAAAGCTATAAATTCTTGAAAtccaaaactaattttaaaatcgaagctaaatattttcaagtaagAATCGGATTTAAAGCTGGTGAATATACACAACGATTAAGTTATTATAGGtagttaattgaaaatatttaaggaattaacatttttttccattttaaaacaaaaataataatttaaatacagtcaatttttcaaaatttaaatgtaattaaataaacttatttttgaACCAAGTCTTTGAACACTTACGAAGTTCGCGCGAGAAgttttatgaataatttaattaaatcactTTATTACGAAACcttttaagttttcaaataaaaaaatattaacattttgatttcaaaaaattccaGATCGTTACTCTATCTGCTCTCTGCGCCGTTGCCTCCGCCGGCTATCTTGGTGGCTATGGAATCAGTGGACTCAGCGGACATGGTGGTCTAGGTTATGGCTTGGGATATAGCGGCTATGGTGGAATTGTTGCACCAGCATATTCTGCACCCGCCATTGTGGCACCTGCACCAATTGTAAAGACCTACAGCGCACCCATCATCGCCGCCCCTGTGGTGAAGACCATCGCGCCATTGGCTACGTCATACGCCAACACCTACAAAGTGGCCACCAAGGCTATTCCTGTAGTGCACGCTGCTCCAGCTGTTTATGCCGCACCTGCCTACCACGGCTCCTTGGGAGGTTACGGTCTGAACTATGGTTACGGTCATGGTTTATTGCATTAAGAAGTGAATTTTAGAGTAAAATCGAATAAAGATCGTTTGGACTAGGATATGACAACGGCTAATGAgttaataaaacataaatctGATACTTGCACAAGTAGGTGCAAAGTGCATTCCGCTAAGCTTGCAATTCAAGAAATCATTTTCTGATATTGATAAACTTTTTCCAGCAGCGTAAAATATTTGAGAGAGACTGGAGTGAGTGAATAATGCATACTCTTCATAATAATAAGAACGGTGATCATATAATTGGAAGCCACTTTTGCAGTGAGTGAGCAGAGCTGAGCAGAAAATCCTTTACTGTCAACAACCAATGAGTATTCTTTCTCCCAGAgggtttgtttgtttgtttgtttcgtGTGTATAATTTTGAGcctaatttttaagtattttgtaataaattgttGAAACGAAATCGAAAAATGTTTACTTACTCAATTTTGCTAACCGGTCTGAATCTGTCAATCAATGAAATAATGGAAGCGTGTTACAGTTAATAGAAAGTCATTTCTCGTTCAAGTATAGTTCCGCTTCTAGAGCAACAATCCAAGTAAATAGCAAGCAGTTCAGCTAGCCTCAAACACAAGACTGAAGTTACGAACCTCAAGCTTCACACTACACACCACTTAATACTACATTACTCGGTCCAATAACTCTTTACTATGCGTGCGAAAATCAATTGGTTTCACCCGCAATAAATTATATGATTTACCGAAGGATTGCCTAATCCGTAGTTGCAACACGGATTTAATAACGCGTAATCAAAAGTTCGTTGTAAAATCAAATGTAAACGGCCTATACCCCGTTTATTAAGCAGCTAATTTGTTAACCAGCTGTGCCCCCAATTGTGGcatttaaaattgctttaatCAGCAATTGATTCTTGCACCCACACCGCCTACTTatcaatgcaacaacaacaagttgcaACTTATGGCCAactatatgtttgtttttgttgttatattgtcTGCTGCATGTCTGCATTACGTCGTTGCATATCATCAACTCTCAATCGCTGGAACTAAACAATGCCACCACTCATGCAACAATTATATATGCATTCATCATGTTGTGGGTGCTGGCGGTGAATGCAGATTTCccaaagaaaaacattttttcatatgTCACAACTGTAATTTACATAAAACAACGACCTTGATTCGCACGATTGGCTTATGAGACAACATGTTGTTTTTATATCGTTGCATGGTTGTATTTAACTAATCGGCGAAGTAAATCGGCTAAATTTGTTTAGATATCAGAGACAATAAAAGTCGTGCTTCGGCGATTTCTTGCCTTTGCACTTTTACTTTTCATATTAGTTAGTTGGTGACCGCGAGCTGATCGCTTGTTTTCAAGAACTACTATTGTTTGTGCACTGTCACGTAACCGaagtaagaaaattttttactttgcatttatatttagaaacagaaattattttcttaagttAATAATCgttcttaatatatgtatatgtatatgttatatgcggttgcataaatattttcccAAAGTACGTAGTTCAAAGTTCCACTGGGTTTTACAGGCCTcaataatcaaattattttcaattttgatttacCTCGTTTGAGGCTCCCTTGAAGATTTCAGTCGTCCTAATTCTTACGCAATATGTGCCCGATCCAGTTCCAATTACCGCGACGGATTTCAATGTAGACAGGTTGGATCGGAGGCCAAATATCAGCAAGATTTCAGTAGTTACAGTTACGGTTAAAGAAAGATTACAGTGCTTGTAAATCGCATGCTGTTAGATTCTATGTTTCACCTCCATATAAAACTAGCAATTGCACATTAGCAAggacaattttcagctttgtGCGTCTAGATATATGCGTTGCTAAGTAATCGATTCCGTATGTCTGCTGATGACCCGCCGGTTTCTGAAATAATGCCACCGAGATAACAGAATTCGTCCAATTCTTCCAGCGATCTTGAGCACTTGACACATTCAATACTGCTGCACTGGCAATTCTCAGAACTCAGAATTCTACAACTTTTCTCGAGTTCCCAACTTAAGTAGTTATAAAAGCAAGTTAGAACAAGTATGGaggggctaagttcggttgtaattgaacattttatactcctgcCAAACCTTCAATTGCTGGTAAAACTTTTTATCAAACTAGGAAAAGTAAAGCCgtgattttatctatttaagACCAGAGGATATCCCGTTCTTAGAAGgagattcttttgaatttttgtaagatttcttacatattgactgatagatgcggtataaaatgAACCGGAAGATCGAAAAT encodes:
- the LOC106616999 gene encoding cuticle protein 64, whose translation is MFKLIVTLSALCAVASAGYLGGYGISGLSGHGGLGYGLGYSGYGGIVAPAYSAPAIVAPAPIVKTYSAPIIAAPVVKTIAPLATSYANTYKVATKAIPVVHAAPAVYAAPAYHGSLGGYGLNYGYGHGLLH